A portion of the Tenacibaculum todarodis genome contains these proteins:
- the uvrA gene encoding excinuclease ABC subunit UvrA produces the protein MAKEQEFIEVYGARAHNLKNIDVKIPREKLVVITGLSGSGKSSLAFDTIYAEGQRRYIETFSAYARQFLGGLERPDVDKIDGLSPVISIEQKTTNKSPRSTVGTITEIYDFLRLLFARAADAYSYNTGEKMVSYADEQIRDLILKDFDGKRIAVLAPLVKSRKGHYRELFEQISKQGFVRVRVDGEIKEIEKGMKLDRYKTHDIEVVIDRLVVNESAEKRLEETIKTALYSGNNILMVIDVDAEKPRYFSRELMCPTSGIAYPNPEPNTFSFNSPKGACQSCNGLGITNEINQQKVIPDTSISIKNGGIVPLGEQKGSWIFKQLENIAERYKFKLTDPISKIPKEAKEIILNGGKETFKISAKAAGVTKNYEIDFEGIISFIENQYKNAESTTIKRWAKGFMDEVSCSTCGGKRLKIEALHFKITDKNISDLAQMDVTELANWFKNIEKNLSEKQLTIAAEILKEIRTRIQFLVDVGLDYLTLDRTSKSLSGGEAQRIRLATQIGSQLVGVLYILDEPSIGLHQRDNQKLIDSLVKLRDIGNSVLVVEHDEDMIKSADFVFDIGPGAGRHGGEIVSQGTFDEIKKEKTLTADYLSKRKQIEVPKERRKGNGKTIKLSGATGNNLKNVSVEFPLGKMICVTGVSGSGKSTLINETLYPILNAHIYRGVKKPMPYKKITGIEHIDKVIDIDQSPIGRTPRSNPATYTGTFGEIRSLFAKIPEAAIRGYKPGRFSFNVKGGRCETCQGGGVRVIEMNFLPDVQVECETCQGKRFNRETLEIRYKGKSISDILNMTIEDATDFFEHIPKIFRKLKTIKDVGLGYITLGQQSTTLSGGEAQRIKLASELSKRDTGNTFYILDEPTTGLHFEDIRVLMEVLNKLANKGNTVLIIEHNMDVIKLADYIIDIGMEGGKNGGKVLTSGTPEQVAKHKTSYTAEFLKKELL, from the coding sequence ATGGCTAAAGAGCAAGAATTTATAGAAGTTTATGGAGCAAGAGCTCATAACTTAAAAAATATTGACGTTAAAATTCCGAGAGAAAAACTGGTTGTAATTACTGGTTTAAGCGGAAGCGGTAAATCTTCTTTAGCTTTTGACACCATTTATGCTGAAGGTCAAAGACGTTATATTGAAACCTTTTCCGCCTATGCGCGTCAATTTTTAGGTGGATTAGAAAGACCAGATGTTGATAAAATTGATGGGCTTTCGCCCGTTATTTCCATAGAACAAAAGACTACTAATAAAAGCCCGCGTTCTACCGTTGGTACCATTACAGAAATTTACGATTTCCTTCGTTTATTATTTGCAAGAGCTGCCGATGCTTACTCATATAATACTGGTGAAAAAATGGTGAGTTATGCCGATGAGCAAATTAGAGACTTAATTTTAAAAGATTTTGACGGAAAAAGAATTGCCGTCTTAGCTCCTTTAGTAAAATCAAGAAAAGGACATTATCGTGAGCTTTTCGAGCAGATTTCTAAACAAGGTTTTGTGCGTGTTCGTGTAGATGGAGAAATAAAAGAGATTGAAAAAGGAATGAAACTAGATCGTTACAAAACACACGATATAGAAGTAGTTATAGATAGATTGGTTGTTAATGAATCTGCTGAAAAAAGATTAGAAGAAACCATAAAAACCGCCTTATATTCTGGTAATAATATTTTAATGGTTATTGATGTTGATGCTGAAAAACCACGTTATTTTAGCCGTGAGCTAATGTGTCCAACTTCAGGAATTGCCTATCCAAATCCAGAACCAAATACGTTTTCATTCAATTCTCCAAAAGGAGCTTGCCAAAGCTGTAATGGTTTAGGAATTACAAATGAAATCAACCAACAAAAAGTAATTCCAGATACTTCAATTTCTATTAAAAACGGAGGAATTGTTCCGTTAGGAGAACAAAAAGGAAGTTGGATTTTTAAGCAACTTGAAAATATTGCAGAACGTTATAAATTTAAATTAACCGACCCTATTTCTAAAATTCCGAAGGAAGCAAAAGAAATTATTTTAAACGGAGGAAAAGAAACTTTTAAAATTTCTGCCAAAGCTGCTGGTGTAACTAAAAATTATGAAATTGACTTTGAAGGAATTATTTCTTTCATTGAAAATCAATATAAAAATGCCGAAAGCACCACAATTAAACGTTGGGCTAAAGGTTTTATGGATGAAGTTTCTTGTTCTACCTGCGGAGGAAAAAGACTTAAAATAGAAGCACTTCATTTTAAAATTACAGATAAAAACATCAGTGATTTAGCACAAATGGATGTTACTGAATTGGCTAATTGGTTCAAAAACATTGAAAAAAACTTATCAGAAAAACAACTTACAATTGCTGCTGAAATCCTAAAGGAAATAAGAACTCGTATTCAGTTTTTAGTAGATGTTGGTTTAGATTATTTAACCTTAGATAGAACTTCAAAATCACTTTCTGGAGGAGAAGCACAACGTATTCGTTTGGCAACTCAAATTGGCTCTCAATTAGTTGGTGTTTTATACATTTTAGATGAACCAAGCATTGGTTTACACCAACGCGACAATCAAAAATTGATTGATTCTTTAGTGAAATTGCGTGATATTGGAAATTCAGTTTTAGTAGTTGAACACGATGAAGATATGATTAAAAGTGCCGACTTTGTCTTTGATATTGGTCCTGGCGCAGGAAGACATGGTGGTGAAATTGTAAGTCAAGGAACGTTTGATGAAATAAAGAAAGAGAAAACATTAACAGCAGATTATTTATCGAAACGAAAGCAAATTGAAGTTCCGAAGGAAAGAAGAAAAGGAAACGGCAAAACCATTAAACTTTCTGGGGCTACTGGAAATAATTTAAAAAATGTTTCGGTTGAATTTCCGCTCGGAAAAATGATTTGCGTTACTGGAGTTTCTGGAAGTGGAAAATCGACTTTAATCAACGAGACTTTATATCCAATACTTAACGCACATATTTATAGAGGTGTTAAAAAACCAATGCCGTATAAAAAAATAACAGGTATAGAACATATTGATAAAGTAATTGACATTGACCAATCTCCAATTGGAAGAACGCCTCGTTCCAATCCTGCAACCTACACAGGAACTTTTGGAGAAATTAGAAGTTTATTTGCTAAAATACCTGAAGCAGCAATTCGTGGTTATAAACCAGGAAGATTCTCCTTTAATGTAAAAGGAGGTCGTTGTGAAACTTGTCAAGGTGGCGGAGTTCGTGTTATTGAAATGAATTTTTTACCTGATGTTCAAGTAGAATGTGAAACTTGTCAAGGAAAACGTTTTAACAGAGAAACGCTAGAAATTAGATACAAAGGAAAATCAATTTCTGATATCTTAAATATGACTATTGAAGATGCTACAGATTTCTTTGAACATATACCAAAGATATTCAGAAAACTAAAAACCATTAAAGATGTTGGTTTAGGTTATATAACACTTGGACAACAATCAACCACGCTTTCTGGTGGAGAAGCACAACGAATAAAATTGGCTTCAGAATTATCTAAAAGAGACACCGGAAATACATTTTATATCTTAGACGAACCTACAACTGGACTTCATTTCGAAGATATTCGTGTTCTTATGGAAGTGTTAAATAAGTTAGCCAACAAAGGAAATACAGTACTTATTATTGAGCATAATATGGACGTTATTAAACTTGCCGATTATATTATTGACATTGGTATGGAAGGCGGAAAAAATGGCGGAAAAGTATTAACATCTGGCACACCAGAACAAGTTGCAAAACATAAAACAAGTTATACTGCCGAGTTTTTGAAAAAAGAATTACTTTAG
- the rfbD gene encoding dTDP-4-dehydrorhamnose reductase, protein MIKVLITGSNGLLGQTLLKQLLDTRCNVIAISKGKNRFPTEDGYHYFGIDITNTDLLLNTIKAVKPHFIINAAGVTNVDFCEDNKELCDAVNVEAVKHLVAVTKELNAHLIHISTDFIFDGTKGNYKETDIPNPVNYYGKSKLLAEEAIVNSTIDYTILRTILVFGKVAKMNKGNLVLWLKEKLEDKDEVTIVDDQYRMPTYVEELARACLLAMQEEAKGIFNISSNKLLSIYEMAQQITEVFELDKNLIKPISTATLNQKARRPPKTGFNLDKSIRVLGFQSKSFKENLQKFKENLT, encoded by the coding sequence ATGATAAAAGTACTCATCACAGGAAGTAACGGTTTATTAGGGCAAACACTGTTAAAACAGTTGTTAGATACACGTTGTAATGTTATTGCAATTTCTAAAGGTAAAAATAGATTTCCTACGGAAGATGGATATCATTATTTTGGAATTGATATAACAAATACAGACTTATTATTAAACACAATAAAAGCTGTAAAACCACATTTTATTATTAATGCAGCAGGAGTTACAAATGTAGATTTTTGTGAAGATAATAAAGAATTGTGCGATGCTGTAAATGTAGAAGCAGTAAAACATTTAGTAGCTGTTACTAAAGAATTAAATGCGCATTTAATACATATCTCAACCGATTTTATTTTTGACGGAACAAAAGGAAATTATAAGGAAACTGATATTCCTAACCCAGTTAACTACTACGGAAAATCAAAATTATTAGCTGAAGAAGCAATTGTAAACTCAACTATAGATTATACTATTTTACGTACTATTTTAGTTTTTGGTAAAGTAGCAAAAATGAATAAAGGAAACCTTGTTTTATGGCTAAAAGAAAAGTTAGAAGACAAAGATGAAGTTACTATAGTTGATGATCAATATAGAATGCCAACCTATGTAGAAGAGTTAGCAAGGGCATGTTTGTTAGCAATGCAAGAAGAAGCTAAAGGAATCTTTAATATTTCATCTAACAAGCTATTGAGTATTTATGAAATGGCACAACAAATTACTGAGGTGTTTGAGTTAGATAAAAACTTGATAAAACCCATTTCTACGGCAACTTTAAATCAAAAAGCAAGAAGACCACCAAAAACAGGTTTTAATTTAGATAAATCTATTAGGGTTCTTGGTTTTCAGTCAAAATCTTTTAAAGAAAACTTGCAAAAATTTAAAGAAAACCTAACGTAA
- the rluF gene encoding 23S rRNA pseudouridine(2604) synthase RluF, which translates to MENNNQKSINLNKYISSSGICSRREAEKFINEGRVTINGKPTQLGNRVGKKDVVKLDGRLVKPKNNTLYIALNKPVGIVSTTDEREPKNIVSHVNYPERLFPIGRLDKPSEGLIFLTNDGDIVNKILRAGNNHEKEYFVTVDKKITDDFIQKMGNGIPILGTVTKKCLVEKVSDKIFKIILTQGLNRQIRRMCEHLDYEVIKLKRTRIMNVELGYLQAGDWRELTEEEMQEINKMISFSSKTEEASLVKEKPKKKVSKKKAVPTKNDFNKKSASFRKSSPKSKRNNSSFSSKKKRW; encoded by the coding sequence ATGGAAAACAACAATCAAAAATCTATAAACCTTAATAAATATATAAGCTCTTCAGGGATTTGTTCTCGTAGAGAAGCAGAAAAATTTATTAATGAAGGCAGAGTTACAATAAATGGCAAACCAACTCAATTAGGTAATAGAGTAGGTAAAAAAGATGTTGTAAAACTAGATGGAAGACTTGTAAAACCAAAAAACAACACGCTTTACATTGCTTTAAATAAACCCGTTGGTATTGTTTCAACTACAGACGAAAGAGAACCAAAAAACATTGTTTCTCATGTAAATTATCCAGAAAGACTTTTCCCAATCGGACGTTTAGATAAGCCGTCTGAAGGATTAATTTTCCTAACCAATGACGGAGATATCGTTAATAAAATTTTACGAGCGGGCAATAACCATGAAAAAGAATACTTTGTTACTGTAGATAAAAAAATAACAGACGATTTTATCCAAAAAATGGGAAATGGAATTCCAATTTTAGGAACTGTAACTAAAAAGTGTTTGGTTGAAAAAGTAAGCGATAAAATCTTTAAAATCATTTTAACCCAAGGCTTAAATAGACAAATTCGTAGAATGTGTGAGCACTTAGATTACGAAGTAATTAAGTTAAAGCGAACAAGAATTATGAATGTAGAACTTGGCTATCTACAAGCTGGAGATTGGCGAGAGTTAACAGAAGAAGAAATGCAAGAAATCAATAAAATGATTTCTTTTTCATCAAAAACCGAAGAAGCCTCACTTGTTAAAGAAAAACCGAAGAAGAAAGTTTCAAAGAAAAAAGCAGTGCCAACAAAAAACGATTTCAATAAAAAAAGTGCCTCTTTTAGAAAATCATCGCCCAAAAGTAAGAGGAATAATTCAAGTTTTTCATCAAAAAAGAAACGCTGGTAG
- a CDS encoding alanine/glycine:cation symporter family protein encodes MKKQLLALLAILAPMFTFAQEKGIDQRIDEAFKPISDFFSSVIFFPIYKNESVEIPFVLLLLVFSAAFFTIYFKFPNLFHFKTAINVVRGKYDDLDEGHGVDDAYGDSTPGGDIRETIKDESAEGEVTHFQALATAVSGTVGNGNIAGVALAIALGGPGATFWMVVCGFLGMSTKFVECTLGVQYRDVGEDGTVYGGPMYYISKGLKERGFEMIGKIAAVIFAIFCIGGSFGGGNAAQSNQATVVLKELLGLESSAAGAIIGVILAIIVGIIIIGGIKRIAQVTEKVVPFMAGLYVLACLYILGSNFSLVDDAFALIFREAFNPTAIGVGGFIGVLLVGFKRAAFSNEAGAGSASIAHSAVKTKYSASEGLVALLEPFIDTVLICTMTALVIIIFNFGGDASGATVFQYGGDGSGGVFIDGARLEGAGITSAAFAEYIPFSNVFLTIAVVLFAVSTMISWSYYGLQSWKYLFGRGKKADLTYKLLFLLFVVIGAAASMKSIWDFSDAMIFAMVFPNMVGLYFLFPVVKKQLKRYTDAIKEAKA; translated from the coding sequence ATGAAGAAACAACTACTAGCGTTGCTAGCAATTTTAGCGCCAATGTTTACATTTGCTCAAGAAAAAGGTATAGACCAACGTATAGACGAGGCATTTAAGCCGATATCAGATTTTTTTAGTAGCGTAATTTTCTTTCCAATTTACAAAAATGAAAGTGTAGAAATTCCATTTGTACTTCTTTTATTGGTATTTAGTGCTGCATTTTTTACAATTTATTTTAAGTTTCCGAATTTATTTCATTTTAAAACTGCAATTAATGTTGTTAGAGGTAAATATGATGATTTAGATGAAGGTCATGGTGTAGATGATGCGTATGGAGATAGTACTCCAGGAGGAGATATTAGAGAAACAATTAAAGATGAAAGTGCAGAAGGAGAAGTTACACACTTCCAAGCTTTAGCAACAGCCGTTTCAGGAACCGTTGGTAATGGTAACATTGCAGGTGTTGCATTAGCAATTGCTTTAGGTGGTCCAGGAGCAACATTTTGGATGGTAGTTTGTGGATTCTTAGGAATGTCTACAAAATTTGTTGAATGTACATTAGGAGTTCAATATAGAGATGTAGGAGAAGATGGTACTGTTTATGGTGGTCCAATGTATTATATAAGTAAAGGTTTAAAAGAAAGAGGATTTGAAATGATTGGAAAAATTGCAGCAGTAATTTTTGCAATTTTCTGTATCGGAGGTTCTTTTGGTGGTGGTAACGCAGCTCAATCTAACCAAGCAACTGTAGTTTTAAAAGAATTATTAGGATTAGAAAGTTCTGCCGCTGGAGCAATAATTGGAGTTATTTTAGCAATTATAGTAGGTATTATAATTATCGGAGGAATTAAAAGAATTGCACAGGTTACAGAGAAAGTAGTTCCATTTATGGCAGGATTATATGTGTTAGCTTGTTTATATATTTTAGGTTCTAACTTTTCTTTAGTTGATGATGCATTTGCTTTAATTTTTAGAGAAGCATTTAATCCAACAGCTATTGGAGTTGGTGGTTTTATAGGTGTATTATTAGTAGGTTTTAAAAGAGCTGCATTTTCAAATGAAGCAGGTGCAGGTTCTGCATCAATTGCGCATTCAGCAGTAAAAACAAAATATTCAGCATCTGAAGGTTTAGTGGCATTATTAGAGCCGTTTATTGATACAGTATTAATTTGTACAATGACAGCCTTAGTAATTATTATTTTTAACTTCGGAGGTGATGCTTCAGGAGCAACAGTTTTCCAATATGGAGGAGACGGAAGTGGTGGAGTATTTATTGACGGAGCAAGATTAGAAGGAGCTGGAATTACTTCAGCAGCATTTGCAGAATATATTCCTTTTTCTAATGTATTCTTAACTATTGCAGTTGTTTTATTTGCAGTTTCTACAATGATTTCTTGGTCTTATTACGGATTACAGTCTTGGAAATATTTATTTGGAAGAGGTAAAAAAGCAGATTTAACGTACAAATTATTATTTTTATTATTTGTAGTTATTGGAGCAGCAGCGAGTATGAAATCTATTTGGGATTTCTCTGATGCAATGATCTTTGCAATGGTATTCCCTAATATGGTAGGATTATATTTCTTATTCCCAGTTGTTAAAAAACAATTAAAGAGGTATACAGACGCTATAAAAGAAGCGAAAGCATAA
- a CDS encoding acyl-CoA dehydrogenase family protein, with the protein MYFTEEHESFRLSFREFLQKEVVPHIDKWEKTGTVERFIWKKFGEMGYFGINQPEEYGGMNLDLFYTVIFLEELQKVNSGGFAANMWAHGYLAMTHLNKEGDDRIKREYLTPSIEGDKIGCLCITEPFGGSDVAGMRTTAIKKGDTYVLNGSKTFITNGVYSDYLVVVAKTNPEDKYKGMSIFVVDRDTPGISSTKLDKLGWRASDTAEIAFDNVVIPAENLMGEEGKGFPYVMQHFALERLVMGINAHARADYAVEYAVKYMEERVAFGKSLDRFQVLRHKIAEMASRVDMCREYNYSIAKRLNDGVYVVKEASMSKLLSTKMADEVIYEALQLLGGYGYMEEYPMARLLRDSRLGPIGGGTSEILKEIIAKMVIDKKEYKPAT; encoded by the coding sequence ATGTACTTTACAGAAGAACACGAATCTTTTAGACTAAGTTTTCGGGAATTTTTACAGAAAGAGGTAGTTCCGCATATTGATAAATGGGAAAAAACAGGAACCGTAGAGCGTTTTATTTGGAAGAAATTCGGTGAAATGGGTTACTTCGGAATAAATCAACCAGAAGAATATGGTGGAATGAACTTAGATTTATTTTATACGGTAATCTTTTTAGAAGAATTACAAAAAGTAAACTCTGGTGGATTCGCAGCCAACATGTGGGCGCATGGATACTTAGCCATGACACACTTGAACAAAGAAGGAGATGATCGTATTAAAAGAGAATATTTAACGCCAAGTATTGAAGGAGATAAAATAGGTTGTCTGTGTATTACAGAACCTTTTGGAGGGTCAGATGTTGCAGGAATGCGTACAACAGCAATTAAAAAAGGAGATACTTATGTGTTAAACGGATCTAAAACGTTTATTACAAATGGAGTCTATTCTGATTATTTAGTGGTTGTAGCCAAAACAAATCCAGAAGATAAGTACAAGGGAATGAGCATTTTTGTGGTTGATAGAGATACTCCAGGAATTTCATCTACCAAATTAGATAAGTTAGGTTGGCGAGCGTCCGACACCGCAGAAATAGCATTTGACAATGTTGTTATTCCTGCTGAAAATTTAATGGGAGAAGAAGGAAAAGGATTTCCTTATGTTATGCAACACTTTGCTTTAGAGCGTTTAGTTATGGGGATTAACGCTCATGCAAGAGCAGATTACGCAGTAGAATATGCTGTAAAATATATGGAAGAACGTGTTGCTTTTGGTAAGTCTTTAGATAGGTTTCAGGTATTACGTCATAAAATTGCTGAAATGGCAAGTAGAGTAGATATGTGTAGAGAATACAATTACTCAATTGCTAAGCGTTTAAATGATGGAGTTTACGTAGTTAAAGAAGCAAGTATGTCTAAATTATTATCAACCAAAATGGCAGACGAAGTAATTTATGAAGCCTTACAATTATTGGGAGGTTATGGTTATATGGAAGAATATCCAATGGCACGTTTATTACGTGATAGCCGTTTAGGGCCAATTGGTGGTGGAACTTCTGAAATTTTGAAAGAAATTATCGCAAAAATGGTAATTGATAAGAAGGAGTATAAACCAGCGACTTAG
- the aroC gene encoding chorismate synthase: protein MFNSFGNLLRLTSFGESHGTAIGGVIDGFPAGLKVDLEAIQQELDRRKPGQSKIVTQRKEPDTVEFLSGIFEGKTTGTSIGFMIKNTNQKSKDYNHNTNIYRPSHADYTYDKKYGVRDYRGGGRSSARETANWVVAGALAKQLIAHININAFTSSVGDIFIDKPYQDLDFSKTESNAVRCPDTVSAEKMIAKITEIKKAGDTIGGTVTCVIKNVPVGLGEPIFNKLHAELGKAMLSINAVKGFEFGSGFCGAKMQGSEHNDIFNEDGTTQSNLSGGIQGGISNGMDIYFRVAFKPVATIMQNQQTINSEGELTEIHGKGRHDPCVVPRAVPIVEALAALVLADFWLLNRTRTV from the coding sequence ATGTTTAATTCTTTTGGAAATTTATTACGCCTCACCTCTTTTGGAGAGTCTCACGGAACCGCAATTGGCGGTGTTATTGATGGTTTCCCTGCGGGATTAAAGGTTGATCTCGAAGCTATTCAACAAGAACTAGATAGACGTAAACCTGGACAATCTAAAATTGTTACGCAACGTAAAGAACCAGATACTGTTGAGTTTTTATCGGGTATTTTTGAAGGAAAAACCACTGGAACTTCTATTGGGTTTATGATTAAGAATACCAATCAGAAAAGTAAAGACTACAATCATAACACCAATATTTATAGACCATCTCATGCAGATTACACCTATGACAAAAAATACGGAGTTAGAGATTATCGTGGTGGTGGACGAAGTTCTGCACGTGAAACTGCCAATTGGGTAGTTGCTGGTGCATTGGCAAAACAATTAATTGCTCACATTAACATTAATGCATTCACATCTTCTGTTGGAGATATTTTTATAGACAAACCGTATCAAGATTTAGATTTTTCTAAAACAGAAAGTAACGCTGTTCGTTGCCCAGACACAGTTTCCGCAGAAAAAATGATTGCTAAAATTACTGAAATTAAAAAAGCTGGAGATACTATTGGAGGAACCGTAACCTGCGTTATAAAAAATGTACCTGTTGGTTTGGGAGAACCTATTTTTAATAAACTACATGCAGAATTAGGAAAAGCAATGCTTTCTATAAATGCTGTTAAAGGTTTTGAATTTGGAAGTGGATTTTGCGGTGCAAAAATGCAAGGTTCTGAACACAATGATATTTTTAACGAAGACGGAACTACACAATCTAATTTGTCTGGTGGAATACAAGGAGGAATTAGCAACGGAATGGATATCTATTTTAGAGTTGCTTTTAAACCAGTAGCAACCATTATGCAAAATCAGCAAACAATTAACTCTGAAGGAGAATTGACAGAAATTCACGGAAAAGGAAGACACGATCCTTGTGTTGTTCCAAGAGCTGTACCAATTGTTGAAGCTTTAGCTGCTTTAGTTTTAGCTGACTTTTGGTTATTGAATAGAACAAGAACTGTTTAA
- a CDS encoding PspC family transcriptional regulator — MGVNSVRHFFEKHGFGVFSRFADKLGMRAKNVRIFFIYISFVTVGLSFGLYLTLAFLLKLKDMIYTKRSSVFDL; from the coding sequence ATGGGAGTAAATTCAGTAAGACATTTTTTTGAAAAACACGGATTTGGTGTTTTTTCTCGATTTGCAGATAAATTGGGTATGCGTGCAAAAAATGTACGAATATTCTTTATCTACATCTCTTTTGTAACCGTTGGTTTGTCTTTTGGTTTGTACTTAACGTTGGCTTTTTTATTGAAATTAAAAGATATGATTTACACTAAAAGAAGTTCAGTTTTCGATTTATGA
- a CDS encoding potassium channel family protein has product MNKIFESKLYRALTLFFIIILLGVFGFMVISGYGFIDALYMTVITISTVGFSEVHPFTDADKIFAVFLILTSVLVVGYTISSFSEYLITGQLFEHFKHKKVEKKIAKLNGHTIVCGYGRNGKQAIAKLKNYNKEFVVVEKNQTLIKKLDAEGVLNIQGDATTDETMLRAGIDKASNLITALPSDADNLFVVLTASQLNKECKIISRASKESSSSKLKIAGAENVIMPDKLGGAHMASLVVTPDVIEFVDQLTISGETTTNLEEIDVNNLPEKYIGKTILDLDLRKKTGCTVIGFKTPSKEYIINPEANTELVLDSNLIILGRPEQITKLRELF; this is encoded by the coding sequence ATGAATAAAATATTCGAATCTAAATTATACCGCGCTTTAACACTCTTTTTTATAATAATATTATTGGGTGTTTTTGGTTTTATGGTAATTTCTGGTTATGGTTTTATAGATGCGCTATACATGACTGTAATTACAATATCAACTGTTGGTTTTAGTGAAGTACATCCGTTTACAGATGCAGATAAAATTTTTGCAGTATTCTTAATTTTAACAAGTGTGCTTGTAGTTGGTTATACAATTTCATCATTTTCAGAATATTTAATTACAGGACAATTATTTGAACATTTTAAACATAAAAAAGTGGAGAAAAAAATAGCAAAACTTAATGGACACACTATTGTTTGTGGTTATGGTAGAAACGGAAAACAAGCTATTGCAAAGCTTAAAAATTATAATAAAGAGTTTGTTGTTGTTGAAAAAAATCAAACACTTATTAAGAAATTAGATGCTGAAGGAGTTTTAAATATCCAAGGAGATGCAACTACAGATGAAACCATGTTGCGTGCAGGTATAGATAAAGCTTCCAATTTAATTACGGCTTTACCTTCGGACGCAGATAACTTATTTGTGGTGTTAACAGCAAGTCAATTAAATAAAGAATGTAAAATTATAAGTAGAGCTTCTAAAGAATCATCCTCAAGTAAACTTAAAATTGCTGGAGCAGAAAATGTAATTATGCCTGATAAGTTAGGTGGAGCACACATGGCATCTTTGGTGGTAACACCTGATGTTATAGAATTTGTAGATCAGTTAACCATTTCGGGAGAAACTACTACAAATTTAGAGGAAATTGATGTAAATAACCTTCCAGAAAAGTATATTGGTAAAACTATTTTAGATTTAGACTTGCGTAAGAAAACTGGTTGTACAGTAATTGGCTTTAAAACACCAAGTAAAGAATATATAATTAACCCAGAAGCAAACACGGAGTTAGTTTTAGATTCTAATTTAATTATTTTAGGACGTCCAGAACAGATTACAAAACTTAGAGAATTGTTTTAA
- a CDS encoding ComEA family DNA-binding protein, producing MNIFKSHFWYNKSQRNGIFFLIILIVVLQLTYVFVDFSSEEIHDVNTSELLVFQNQIDSLKAIEIERRKPKTYPFNPNFITDYKGEQLGMSLVEIDRLHQFRKQDKFVNSTKEFQQLTKISDSLLQTISPFFKFPDWVTSKSKRTTFKKLNPIEKVFKEDDFEKASNTKKEIIKLNVNSATFKELLKIPGIDYELCKKIFEFRDEVAELQDISELKNIEGFPMEKYDRIIVYLTAK from the coding sequence ATGAACATATTTAAATCCCATTTCTGGTATAACAAAAGCCAAAGAAATGGGATTTTCTTTTTAATAATACTTATTGTTGTTCTTCAATTAACATATGTATTTGTTGATTTTTCTTCTGAAGAAATACATGATGTAAACACTTCAGAATTACTTGTATTTCAAAATCAAATTGATAGCTTAAAAGCTATTGAAATTGAAAGGAGAAAACCAAAAACATATCCATTCAATCCAAACTTTATAACCGATTATAAAGGTGAACAACTCGGAATGTCTTTAGTGGAAATTGATAGACTACATCAATTCAGAAAACAAGATAAATTTGTAAATTCAACTAAAGAATTTCAGCAATTAACAAAAATATCAGACAGTTTATTACAAACAATATCACCGTTTTTTAAATTTCCAGATTGGGTAACTTCAAAAAGTAAAAGAACTACATTTAAAAAGCTAAATCCTATTGAAAAGGTTTTTAAAGAAGATGATTTTGAAAAAGCATCAAACACTAAAAAAGAAATTATAAAACTAAACGTAAACAGCGCAACGTTTAAAGAGCTGCTTAAAATTCCAGGAATTGATTATGAGTTATGTAAGAAAATCTTTGAATTTAGAGACGAAGTCGCAGAACTTCAAGATATATCAGAATTAAAAAACATCGAAGGTTTTCCGATGGAAAAATACGATAGAATAATTGTATATTTGACTGCTAAATAA